One segment of Treponema primitia ZAS-1 DNA contains the following:
- a CDS encoding efflux RND transporter permease subunit, with product MNIAGYSVKRPVTIVILYALALGIAATLIPNLAVDLYPSTARPVLSVFTRFPGAGPTDVERNVTERLERALTASRGLTNITSNSQFETSFINLEFAYGTDMDKAMTDAQTLLNRLVNSLPDGVETPTVRRFDMSAMPIMRLVVRGNYPPDQLRIFAEDEIQASIERVDGVAAAEVTGGTTQIVKVAVSLNRLAAFNLTLSDVSSSLRGQSILSSGGNLRRGTREYQIMTQEELVSLDQIKRLVVKTVNISGGAAAAANRSQVVRLEDIADVSLGYNDNAARVYVNGQSGVYIQVTSESDSNQVQVADRVLAALTEINATLPRGITLEVLSDNTTMIRATMSQVYTNALQGAALAMMVLLLFLRNIKGTVIIGLSIPISILLTIMFMAIFGFTLNLLTMTGLIMGLGMTMDASIVILENVHTYRERGAKPDIAAILGSREMLRAILASSATTICVFIPLIIYKNDLKEMGQLFSDLIFTVVISLICSLVVAITLVPSLCGSILKLNTRKQKPLKNPLLRRIDDGMENFFKGMENKYRNALDYCLSHRVLVITLVLLLLGFSLMQFSGIGMNMYIRTRTDDNVNLNISLPQGTAMDVTEETLFTLEELIKEQVKGYRNIILTARRSGTNQGSIQIILPAPAQQIDTPETVIRKLTPYTNAIPGALVSFRAGRSMGNTQAVEMAISSRDYNAIMETAGEIQGIMTRYLPEIENPTVNIDEGAPQLRVEVDRDRASSFGLSLSAIASEIRTAMDGSAVTTFSQGDRLLNIRVMLRDEDRVGMPNLDAVFVMSRSGYRIPLSNVASIVEGRAPSSIRREKQERVIRITGDLPPGIAATDMQKRLESTVKQYLVPREEVTVRYLGEAQEVAAYYGRFIFIIAAAVFLVFGVMASQFESFVDPLIIFFSIPLLLIGVIWIFKLTGEAMSMFSAVGIVALVGVVVNNGIVLVDSINTLRARGRTVREACLEAGRNRLRPILMTSLTTILGMLPIALFPGAGADTIQPIAKTFVGGLTVQSVMTIFVTPVMYSLLNSRHDKKRVKKATELKLVRNEEIEAPVLAGGAK from the coding sequence GGGGCGGGACCTACGGACGTGGAGCGCAACGTTACGGAGCGGCTGGAACGGGCCCTTACCGCTTCCAGGGGACTTACCAATATCACCTCCAACTCCCAATTTGAGACCAGCTTTATCAACCTGGAATTTGCCTACGGTACGGATATGGACAAGGCCATGACGGACGCACAAACCCTGCTGAACCGGCTGGTCAACTCCCTCCCGGACGGCGTGGAAACCCCCACGGTACGGCGCTTCGACATGAGCGCCATGCCCATCATGCGCCTGGTGGTTCGGGGTAACTACCCCCCGGATCAGCTGCGTATCTTTGCCGAAGACGAAATCCAGGCCAGCATTGAGCGGGTCGACGGGGTTGCCGCTGCGGAGGTTACCGGAGGTACCACCCAGATCGTCAAGGTCGCCGTATCCCTGAACCGGCTGGCGGCTTTCAACCTTACCCTGAGCGATGTCTCAAGCTCCCTCCGCGGGCAGAGCATCCTCTCTTCCGGGGGAAACCTGCGCCGGGGGACCCGGGAATACCAGATTATGACCCAGGAGGAGTTGGTCAGCCTGGATCAGATCAAGCGGCTGGTGGTTAAAACAGTAAACATAAGCGGAGGCGCCGCAGCTGCCGCCAATCGGTCCCAGGTAGTACGCCTGGAGGATATCGCCGATGTGAGCCTGGGTTACAACGATAATGCCGCCCGGGTGTACGTAAACGGCCAGAGCGGGGTCTACATCCAGGTTACCAGCGAAAGCGATAGTAACCAGGTGCAGGTAGCCGACCGGGTACTGGCCGCATTAACGGAGATCAACGCAACCCTGCCCCGGGGCATCACCCTGGAGGTGCTTTCGGATAATACCACCATGATAAGGGCTACCATGAGCCAGGTGTACACTAACGCCCTCCAGGGTGCAGCTCTGGCTATGATGGTACTGTTATTGTTCCTGCGTAACATCAAGGGAACGGTAATCATTGGGCTGTCTATCCCTATTTCCATACTGCTTACCATCATGTTCATGGCAATATTCGGCTTTACCCTGAACCTTCTCACCATGACCGGCCTCATCATGGGCTTAGGTATGACCATGGACGCTTCCATCGTTATTTTGGAAAATGTCCATACCTACCGGGAACGGGGGGCCAAACCGGACATTGCCGCCATCCTGGGAAGCAGGGAAATGCTGCGGGCCATCCTCGCCTCCTCGGCCACCACTATTTGTGTGTTCATCCCCCTAATCATCTATAAGAACGATCTTAAGGAAATGGGCCAGCTCTTCAGCGATCTGATTTTTACGGTGGTGATCTCCCTGATCTGTTCCCTGGTAGTGGCAATTACCCTGGTACCCAGCCTTTGCGGTTCCATCCTTAAGTTAAACACCCGTAAACAAAAGCCCCTGAAAAACCCTCTGCTCAGACGCATTGACGACGGTATGGAAAACTTTTTCAAAGGCATGGAAAATAAATACCGGAACGCCCTGGACTACTGCCTCTCCCACCGCGTCCTGGTCATTACCCTGGTACTCCTGCTCCTGGGTTTCTCCCTGATGCAGTTCAGCGGTATCGGTATGAATATGTACATCCGCACCAGAACTGATGATAACGTCAATCTCAACATTTCCCTGCCCCAGGGTACTGCCATGGATGTGACCGAGGAAACCCTCTTTACCCTGGAGGAATTGATCAAAGAACAGGTCAAGGGTTACCGGAACATCATCCTTACAGCTCGGCGGAGCGGAACGAACCAGGGCAGCATCCAGATTATCCTGCCCGCGCCGGCGCAGCAGATCGACACCCCGGAAACGGTGATCCGCAAACTCACCCCCTACACCAACGCTATTCCCGGCGCCCTGGTCAGTTTCCGCGCCGGGCGCAGCATGGGGAACACCCAGGCGGTAGAAATGGCAATAAGCTCCCGGGACTACAACGCCATCATGGAAACCGCCGGAGAAATCCAGGGAATCATGACCCGCTATCTGCCGGAGATAGAAAACCCCACGGTAAATATTGACGAGGGCGCGCCCCAGCTGCGCGTTGAGGTTGACCGGGACCGGGCGTCGAGCTTCGGCCTGTCCCTTTCGGCCATCGCCTCGGAGATACGCACCGCCATGGACGGCAGCGCGGTTACCACCTTCAGCCAGGGGGACCGGCTCTTGAACATCAGGGTAATGCTCCGGGACGAAGACCGGGTAGGTATGCCCAACCTTGACGCAGTATTTGTGATGAGCCGCAGCGGCTACCGCATCCCCCTCTCCAATGTCGCCTCCATTGTGGAAGGCAGGGCCCCCTCCTCCATACGCCGCGAAAAACAGGAGCGGGTAATCCGGATCACCGGGGATCTGCCCCCGGGAATCGCCGCCACGGACATGCAGAAACGTCTGGAAAGCACGGTAAAACAGTACCTGGTACCCCGGGAAGAAGTCACGGTACGCTACCTTGGCGAGGCCCAGGAAGTCGCCGCCTACTATGGCCGCTTCATCTTTATCATTGCCGCCGCAGTATTCCTGGTCTTCGGCGTTATGGCCAGCCAGTTTGAATCCTTCGTAGATCCTCTGATCATCTTCTTCTCAATACCGCTGTTATTAATTGGGGTAATCTGGATATTCAAGCTCACCGGCGAAGCCATGTCCATGTTCTCCGCCGTGGGCATCGTCGCCCTGGTGGGGGTAGTGGTAAACAACGGCATCGTGCTGGTGGACAGTATCAACACCCTCCGCGCCCGGGGCAGGACGGTCCGCGAAGCCTGCCTTGAAGCAGGCCGCAACCGCCTACGCCCCATCCTCATGACCAGCCTCACCACCATCCTGGGTATGCTCCCCATCGCCCTCTTCCCCGGCGCCGGCGCGGATACCATCCAGCCCATAGCCAAAACCTTTGTGGGCGGCCTCACCGTACAATCCGTCATGACCATCTTCGTAACCCCGGTGATGTATTCGCTCCTGAACAGCCGCCACGACAAGAAGCGGGTAAAGAAAGCTACGGAACTGAAGCTCGTGCGGAATGAAGAAATAGAAGCGCCGGTTCTGGCAGGCGGGGCAAAGTGA